A stretch of DNA from Microlunatus capsulatus:
GACCCCCGGCGTCACGTCCCAGGGGATGCCCAGCCGGTCCAGCCGCCGGGTCTGCTCGGCCAGCGCGGAGTAGAGGGACGGGTCGCCGGAGCACAGCCGCGCGACGTCCTGGCCGGCGGCGTGCGCCTCGGCGAGCACGGCGACGATGGCGTCGAGGTCCAGCGACTGGCTGTCGACCAGCCGGGTGCCCGCCGCGCAGTGGCCCAGCACCTCCGCGTCGAGGTACGTGCCGGCGTAGACGCAGACCGGGCTCGACGCCAGCAGCCGGACGGCGCGCAGGGTCAGCAGGTCGGCCGCGCCGGGACCGGCGCCGATGAAGTGCACGGTCACCGCACGACCCCCCACTGCACGACGGCGCGGGCCGGCTTCCAGCCGTGGAAGCCGCCGATCGCCTCCAGGTGCTCGACGGCGATCCGGGTCAGCGACCCGCCGTGCTCGCGCCAGCGCGCGGCGACGAGCATCTCGGTCTCCTGGGTGACGGCGTGCACCACCAGCCGGCCGCCGGGACGCAGCGCGGCCCAGACGGCGTCGAGGACGGCCGCGCTCCCCCCGCCGCCGACGAAGACCGCGTCCGGTGCGGGCAGCCCGACCAGCGCGTCCGGCGCCGAGCCGACCACCGTCGTCAGCCCCGGCACCCCGAGCCGGGCGGCGTTGCGCCGCACCCGCGCGGCCCGCTCCTCGTGCTGCTCGACGGCGACGGCCCGGCAGGTCGGGTGGCTGCGCATCCACTCGACGCCCACCGAGCCGGCCCCGGCCCCGACGTCCCAGAGCAGGGCACCCGGTCGGGGCTGGAGGTGGGCGAGCGCCGAGGCGCGCAGGTCGCGCTTGGTCAGCTGGCCGTCGTGCTCGTAGGCGGTGTCCGGCAGCCCCGGGGCCAGCGAGGCGGTCATCGCCGCGGACCCGGCCGCGCACTGCACCGCGACGACGGCGAGCGCCGGCCCGGACCCCGACCAGGCCGCGGCCACCACGTCGGCCCGGGTCTCCTCCGGTGCCCCCAGGTCGCCGAGCACGGTCAGCGTGCTGTCGCCGTAGCCGTCCTCGACCAGCAGCGCGGACACCTCCGCGGGCGTGCCCGCGTCGCGCGCCAGCACCAGCACCCGGCGGCCGGGGTAGAGCTCGCGGCGGACCAGGTCGACGTCGTCGCCCCGCAGCCGCACGACGGCGTAGCTGCCGGCGGCCCAGCCGAGGCGGGCGGCGGCGAGG
This window harbors:
- the cbiE gene encoding precorrin-6y C5,15-methyltransferase (decarboxylating) subunit CbiE — protein: MIEVVGIGAAGWDALGAAERALVLGADRVLGGPRHLDLLPDVAGQQRTAWPRDLRGALPGLVAGHEERSVVVLASGDPLLAGVGSTLVDLLGADAVRVHPAVSSVALAAARLGWAAGSYAVVRLRGDDVDLVRRELYPGRRVLVLARDAGTPAEVSALLVEDGYGDSTLTVLGDLGAPEETRADVVAAAWSGSGPALAVVAVQCAAGSAAMTASLAPGLPDTAYEHDGQLTKRDLRASALAHLQPRPGALLWDVGAGAGSVGVEWMRSHPTCRAVAVEQHEERAARVRRNAARLGVPGLTTVVGSAPDALVGLPAPDAVFVGGGGSAAVLDAVWAALRPGGRLVVHAVTQETEMLVAARWREHGGSLTRIAVEHLEAIGGFHGWKPARAVVQWGVVR